From Rhinatrema bivittatum chromosome 5, aRhiBiv1.1, whole genome shotgun sequence, the proteins below share one genomic window:
- the LOC115091623 gene encoding olfactory receptor 52K1-like: MLGNSLMIYVIWREESLHSPMYVLMSALCTVHICNLTTIIPRMLLGLIFNLNLISLPACLIQMFIIYCGVTLESSILVVMALDRYVAICKPLRYADIMNKTLLTQLALAALVRGGCIVFPIVFLACQVWFCRSNVIWHFACENMALLLLACSDISKSNIVGILLRTLVVLVDISLILVSYVQILHAAMKISSGSILHKALHTCGTQLLIIFLGYFCSLVSSVVYRAGKSVSQDVHNLFSAVYFILPATVDPIIYGLRVKEIRQCIKKLLRRSMITNASFKISQ, encoded by the coding sequence ATGCTGGGGAACAGCCTGATGATCTATGTCATATGGCGAGAAGAGAGTCTGCACTCCCCTATGTATGTACTCATGTCTGCGCTCTGTACTGTTCACATATGCAACCTGACTACTATCATTCCCAGAATGCTACTGGGACTCATATTCAATCTGAACTTGATTTCTTTACCTGCTTGCCTGATCCAGATGTTCATTATTTACTGTGGCGTCACACTGGAGTCCAGTATACTCGTAGTAATGGCTCTGGACAGATACGTTGCCATTTGCAAACCATTACGTTATGCAGATATTATGAACAAGACTTTGTTGACTCAGTTAGCTTTAGCAGCATTGGTACGAGGTGGATGCATTGTCTTTCCCATAGTCTTCTTGGCTTGTCAGGTGTGGTTCTGCAGATCTAATGTCATTTGGCATTTTGCCTGTGAAAATATGGCACTTCTGCTGCTGGCTTGTAGTGACATCTCCAAAAGCAATATAGTGGGCATACTGTTGAGAACCCTGGTTGTGCTCGTGGACATCAGCTTAATTCTGGTTTCTTATGTACAGATTCTCCACGCAGCAATGAAGATTTCCTCAGGATCCATCCTCCACAAGGCTCTGCACACCTGTGGTACTCAGCTGCTTATCATTTTCCTAGGTTATTTTTGTTCCCTGGTTTCTTCAGTTGTGTACCGAGCTGGGAAGTCTGTCTCTCAGGATGTCCACAACCTGTTCTCCGCAGTCTACTTCATACTTCCAGCCACTGTCGATCCCATCATTTATGGCTTAAGAGTCAAAGAAATCAGGCAATGCATTAAGAAACTGCTGAGGAGAAGCATGATTACTAACGCCTCTTTTAAAATTAGTCAATAG